The Bacillus vallismortis genome window below encodes:
- a CDS encoding MFS transporter — translation MHASPKMKWFVLLFTFVFAIGMNSFRNSFQFFMLPMADTFHADRSLISVSVSIFMITTGIVQFFVGFFIDRFSVRKIMALGAVCVSVSFLVLPYSPNVHVFSAIYGVLGGIGYSCAVGVTTQYFISRWFDTHKGLALAILTNANSAGLLLLSPIWAAAPYHAGWQNTYTILGIVMAAVLLPLLAFGMKHPPHVQAPSVKKSYDWRGFWDVVKQSRFIHVLYFGVFTCGFTMGIIDAHLVPMLKDAHVSHVNGMMAAFGAFIIIGGLLAGWLSDLLGSRSMMLSILFFIRLLSLICLLIPILGIHHSELWYFSFILLFGLSYTGVIPLTAASISESYQAGLIGSLLGINFFIHQIAGALSVYAGGLFFDMAHDYLLIVVVCIVFVGVSAGIELMPFLDKQKAKETHQSI, via the coding sequence ATGCACGCGTCTCCCAAGATGAAATGGTTTGTATTGCTGTTTACGTTTGTTTTCGCCATCGGAATGAACTCATTCAGAAATTCCTTTCAATTTTTTATGCTGCCAATGGCGGATACCTTCCATGCCGACAGGTCGCTGATCTCGGTTTCAGTCAGCATTTTTATGATTACAACGGGCATCGTTCAGTTTTTTGTCGGTTTTTTTATTGACCGGTTCAGCGTCAGAAAAATTATGGCGCTCGGAGCTGTTTGCGTCAGCGTAAGTTTTTTGGTGCTTCCGTATTCACCGAATGTTCATGTGTTTTCTGCCATTTACGGAGTGCTCGGCGGAATCGGCTATTCGTGTGCGGTTGGCGTGACGACCCAGTATTTCATCAGTCGCTGGTTTGACACACACAAAGGCCTGGCGCTCGCTATTTTGACCAATGCCAACTCAGCGGGCCTGCTGCTGCTCTCGCCCATTTGGGCCGCGGCTCCGTATCATGCCGGCTGGCAAAACACCTATACGATATTGGGCATCGTCATGGCTGCTGTTCTGCTGCCGCTCCTTGCCTTCGGGATGAAGCACCCGCCACATGTGCAAGCGCCGTCAGTGAAAAAATCTTATGACTGGCGGGGATTTTGGGACGTGGTAAAGCAGTCCCGTTTCATTCATGTCCTGTACTTCGGCGTGTTTACATGCGGATTTACAATGGGAATCATTGATGCTCATCTCGTTCCGATGCTGAAGGATGCGCATGTCTCTCATGTCAACGGAATGATGGCCGCGTTCGGGGCGTTTATTATCATTGGCGGATTACTGGCGGGCTGGCTGTCAGATCTCCTCGGCAGCAGAAGCATGATGTTATCCATCTTATTTTTCATTCGGCTGCTCAGTCTGATTTGTTTGCTCATTCCCATTCTCGGAATCCATCACAGCGAACTTTGGTACTTCAGTTTTATCCTGTTATTCGGGCTCAGTTACACAGGTGTAATCCCGCTGACCGCGGCGTCTATTTCAGAAAGCTATCAAGCAGGATTGATCGGCTCGCTGTTAGGCATCAATTTCTTTATTCATCAGATCGCCGGGGCTCTCAGCGTGTATGCGGGCGGGTTGTTTTTTGACATGGCCCATGATTATCTGCTGATTGTTGTTGTGTGCATCGTGTTTGTAGGTGTATCGGCTGGAATAGAGCTGATGCCGTTTTTAGATAAACAGAAGGCAAAAGAAACGCATCAATCAATATAA
- a CDS encoding TIGR03943 family protein encodes MRQNKPYSFDAVVRGLLLIGFALMAFKLYLTGHILHFISPRMLWFTKFFIVAAFALGILSLIWRKQDSPHVCCACASSQTHSPSHPWLYSFFLIPIMTGFLFPNHVLTKEVAQNRIFSANSAKSPEEMKSDAQTQSTDEAGTAAVLPSGYEKELARELEGKNVIPISDKYYVPIVNLLLENAEAYAGKEISMKGFVYYDEQLNHYIVGRYGISCCIADAAVYGLPASFSENKEIKEGDWVQITGRLDLFHKNGEQLPIVSVTQAETIDTPKNPYVYEIIEDLTPK; translated from the coding sequence ATGAGACAAAATAAACCGTATTCTTTTGATGCTGTTGTGCGTGGGCTTCTATTAATCGGCTTTGCTTTAATGGCATTTAAACTTTATCTGACAGGACATATTTTGCATTTCATTTCTCCGCGTATGCTTTGGTTTACGAAGTTCTTTATTGTAGCTGCTTTTGCGCTTGGCATACTGTCATTGATCTGGAGAAAACAAGATAGTCCGCACGTGTGCTGCGCATGTGCAAGCAGTCAAACACATTCTCCGTCTCACCCATGGCTGTACAGCTTTTTTCTGATCCCTATCATGACCGGTTTCCTTTTTCCTAACCATGTGCTGACAAAGGAAGTCGCACAGAACAGAATCTTCTCAGCAAACAGTGCCAAGAGTCCGGAAGAGATGAAATCTGATGCTCAAACGCAATCCACTGATGAAGCAGGGACGGCTGCGGTACTGCCAAGCGGGTATGAAAAAGAACTGGCGCGGGAGCTGGAGGGGAAGAATGTCATTCCGATTTCAGATAAGTATTATGTTCCAATCGTCAATCTATTGCTGGAGAATGCAGAAGCGTATGCAGGAAAAGAGATCAGCATGAAAGGATTTGTCTATTATGATGAACAGCTGAATCACTATATCGTTGGACGTTACGGGATATCCTGCTGCATTGCGGATGCCGCGGTTTACGGACTGCCGGCTTCTTTCTCAGAAAATAAAGAGATAAAGGAAGGCGACTGGGTTCAGATCACTGGAAGGCTTGATCTATTCCATAAAAACGGCGAACAGCTTCCCATCGTTTCTGTCACACAAGCGGAAACGATCGATACGCCCAAAAACCCCTATGTATATGAGATCATCGAGGATCTTACTCCGAAGTAA
- the comS gene encoding competence protein ComS, which produces MNRSGKHLISSIILYPQPSGECISSISLDKQTQATMSPLYFCWREK; this is translated from the coding sequence TTGAACCGATCAGGCAAGCACCTTATCAGCAGCATTATCCTGTATCCCCAGCCCAGCGGAGAATGTATATCCTCAATCAGCTTGGACAAGCAAACACAAGCTACAATGTCCCCGCTGTACTTTTGCTGGAGGGAGAAGTAG
- the srfAC gene encoding surfactin non-ribosomal peptide synthetase SrfAC, translating to MSQFSKDQVQDMYYLSPMQEGMLFHTILNPGQSFYLEQITMKVKGSLNIKCLEESMNVIMGRYDVFRTVFIHEKVKRPVQVVLKKRQFHIEEIDLTHLTDSEQTAKINEYKEQDKIKGFDLTRDIPMRAAIFKKAEESFEWVWTYHHIILDGWCFGIVVQDLFKVYNALREQKPYNLPPVKPYKDYVKWLEKQDKQASLRYWREYLEDFEGQTTFAEQRKKQGGEYEPKELLFSLPEAETKAFAELAKSQHTTLSTALQAVWSVLISRYQQSGDLTFGTVVSGRPAEIKGVEHMVGLFINVVPSRVKLSEDLTFNGLLKQLQEQSLQSEPHQYVPLYDIQTQADQPKLIDHIIVFENYPLQDAKNEENSENGFEMEDVHVFEKSNYDLNLMASPGDEMLIKLAYNENVFDEAFILRLKSQLLTAIQQLIEKPDQPVSTISLVDEKERAFLLTGLNPPAQTHEAKPLTEWFKEAVNVNPDAPALTYSGQTLSYRELDEEANRLARRLQKQGAGKGSVVALYTKRSLELVIGILGVLKAGAAYLPVDPKLPEDRISYMLTDSAAACLLTHQEMKEKAAQLPYTGTTLFIDDQTRFEEQASDPAIAIEPDDPAYIMYTSGTTGKPKGNITTHANIQGLVKHVDYMAFSEKDTFLSVSNYAFDAFTFDFYASILNAARLMIADEQTLLDTERLTNLIHQENVNVMFATTALFNLLTDAGEDWMKGLRCVLFGGERASVPHVRKALRIMGPGKLINCYGPTEGTVFATAHVVHDIPDSISSLPIGKPISNASVYILNEQNQLQPFGAVGELCISGMGVSKGYLNRHDLTKQKFITNPFKPGETLYRTGDLARWLPDGTIEYAGRIDDQIKIRGHRIELEEIEKHLQEYPGVKDAVVVADRHESGDASINAYLVNRTQLSVRDVKANLKKQLPAYMVPQTFTFLDELPLTTNGKVNKRLLPKPDQDQLAEEWIGPRDETEETIAQIWSEVLSRQQIGIHDDFFALGGHSLKAMTAASRIKKELGIDLPVKLLFDAPTIAGISAYLKNGGSDGLQDVTVMNPDQEDQIIFAFPPVLGYGLMYQNLASRLPSYKLCAFDFIEEENRLDRYADLIQKLQPEGPLTLFGYSAGCSLAFEAAKRLEEQGRIVQRIIMVDSYKKQGVSDLDGRTVESDVEVLMNVNRDNEALNSEAVKQGLKQKTHAFYSYYVNLISTGQVKADIDLLTSGVDFDMPEWLASWEEATTGAYRVKRGFGTHAEMLQGETLDRNAGILLEFLNTQTITVS from the coding sequence ATGAGTCAATTTAGCAAGGATCAGGTTCAAGATATGTATTACCTATCGCCGATGCAGGAAGGGATGCTGTTTCATACCATCCTGAATCCCGGCCAGAGCTTTTACCTTGAACAAATTACGATGAAAGTGAAAGGCAGCTTGAATATCAAATGCCTTGAAGAAAGCATGAATGTGATCATGGGCCGGTACGATGTATTTCGTACCGTGTTCATTCACGAAAAAGTAAAAAGACCTGTCCAAGTCGTATTGAAAAAACGCCAGTTTCATATAGAAGAAATCGACCTGACGCACTTAACGGACAGCGAGCAAACAGCAAAAATCAATGAATACAAAGAACAGGATAAGATCAAGGGCTTTGATTTGACCCGGGATATCCCCATGCGGGCAGCCATTTTCAAAAAAGCTGAAGAAAGCTTTGAATGGGTGTGGACCTACCACCACATCATTTTGGACGGCTGGTGCTTCGGCATCGTCGTGCAGGACCTATTTAAGGTATACAATGCCCTGCGCGAACAAAAGCCGTACAATCTGCCGCCTGTCAAACCGTATAAGGACTATGTCAAGTGGCTCGAAAAACAGGATAAACAAGCGTCACTCCGTTATTGGCGCGAGTACTTAGAGGACTTTGAAGGGCAGACGACGTTTGCGGAGCAAAGAAAGAAACAAGGGGGCGAATACGAGCCGAAAGAACTGCTCTTCTCGCTGCCGGAGGCGGAAACAAAGGCCTTTGCCGAGCTTGCGAAATCGCAGCATACCACTTTAAGTACGGCGTTGCAGGCAGTTTGGAGCGTGTTGATCAGCCGCTATCAGCAGTCTGGCGATTTGACCTTCGGCACAGTCGTTTCCGGGCGCCCCGCGGAAATCAAAGGCGTTGAACATATGGTCGGGCTGTTTATCAACGTTGTCCCGAGCCGTGTGAAATTGTCTGAGGATCTCACATTTAACGGTTTGCTCAAGCAGCTGCAGGAGCAATCGCTTCAGTCCGAGCCGCATCAATATGTGCCGCTTTATGACATCCAAACTCAGGCCGATCAGCCAAAACTGATTGACCACATCATTGTCTTTGAAAATTATCCGCTTCAGGATGCGAAAAATGAAGAAAACAGTGAAAACGGCTTTGAGATGGAGGATGTACATGTTTTTGAGAAGTCGAATTATGATCTCAATCTGATGGCTTCTCCGGGGGATGAGATGCTGATAAAGCTTGCCTATAATGAGAATGTGTTTGATGAGGCGTTTATCCTGCGCTTGAAATCTCAGCTTCTCACCGCGATTCAGCAGCTGATTGAGAAGCCGGATCAGCCAGTCAGCACGATCAGCCTTGTTGACGAAAAGGAGAGAGCGTTTTTACTAACCGGCTTAAACCCGCCGGCTCAAACTCATGAGGCAAAGCCTCTGACGGAGTGGTTCAAGGAAGCGGTGAACGTCAATCCGGATGCACCGGCGCTTACGTATTCCGGCCAGACGCTGTCCTATCGCGAATTAGATGAGGAAGCGAACCGCCTTGCACGCCGTTTGCAAAAGCAAGGCGCGGGCAAAGGCTCCGTTGTAGCGTTGTATACGAAGCGTTCGCTTGAACTGGTGATCGGCATTCTCGGCGTATTAAAAGCGGGAGCAGCTTATCTGCCGGTTGATCCGAAGCTGCCGGAGGACCGAATTTCGTATATGCTGACTGACAGCGCGGCAGCCTGCCTGCTGACACATCAGGAGATGAAAGAAAAAGCGGCTCAGCTGCCGTATACAGGAACAACGCTCTTCATCGACGATCAAACTCGGTTTGAGGAACAGGCAAGCGACCCTGCAATCGCGATTGAACCCGATGACCCGGCATATATCATGTACACGTCCGGCACAACCGGAAAGCCGAAGGGCAATATCACCACTCATGCCAATATTCAAGGATTGGTCAAGCATGTAGACTACATGGCATTTTCTGAAAAAGATACGTTCTTATCTGTTTCGAATTACGCCTTTGACGCATTTACCTTTGATTTCTACGCTTCAATACTGAATGCGGCACGGCTGATGATCGCAGATGAACAAACGCTGCTTGATACAGAACGTCTAACCAATCTGATCCATCAAGAGAATGTCAATGTCATGTTTGCGACAACCGCACTATTTAACCTACTCACCGATGCGGGAGAGGATTGGATGAAGGGGCTTCGCTGCGTATTATTCGGCGGGGAGCGGGCGTCAGTGCCTCACGTCAGAAAAGCGCTGCGGATCATGGGGCCGGGCAAGCTGATTAACTGCTACGGGCCTACTGAGGGCACGGTATTTGCGACAGCTCACGTTGTACATGATATACCGGATTCCATTTCCTCATTGCCGATCGGAAAGCCGATCAGCAATGCCAGTGTTTATATTCTCAATGAGCAAAATCAGCTCCAGCCATTCGGAGCGGTTGGTGAACTGTGCATCAGCGGAATGGGCGTATCAAAAGGGTATCTAAACCGTCATGACCTGACGAAGCAAAAGTTTATCACGAACCCGTTTAAGCCGGGAGAAACACTTTACCGCACAGGGGACTTAGCACGCTGGCTGCCGGATGGAACGATTGAATACGCCGGCCGTATTGACGACCAGATCAAAATACGCGGACACCGGATTGAACTTGAAGAAATCGAAAAACACCTGCAGGAATACCCGGGTGTGAAAGATGCGGTCGTTGTGGCGGACCGCCATGAGTCTGGCGATGCGTCAATCAACGCTTACCTCGTGAACCGAACGCAGCTTTCAGTTAGGGACGTAAAGGCGAATCTGAAAAAACAGCTTCCTGCTTACATGGTGCCGCAAACCTTTACGTTCTTGGACGAGCTTCCTTTAACAACAAATGGAAAGGTCAATAAACGGCTGCTGCCAAAACCGGATCAGGATCAGCTGGCGGAAGAATGGATCGGGCCCCGAGACGAGACGGAAGAAACGATCGCGCAAATCTGGTCTGAAGTTCTCAGCAGACAGCAGATCGGCATTCATGACGATTTCTTTGCGCTCGGCGGGCACTCCTTAAAGGCAATGACCGCCGCTTCCCGCATTAAGAAAGAGCTCGGGATTGATCTACCGGTGAAGCTTTTGTTTGATGCACCGACGATCGCCGGCATCTCAGCATATTTGAAAAACGGGGGCTCAGATGGATTGCAGGATGTAACGGTCATGAATCCCGATCAGGAAGATCAGATCATTTTCGCATTCCCGCCGGTATTGGGCTATGGCCTCATGTACCAAAACCTGGCCAGCCGCCTGCCGTCATATAAACTGTGCGCCTTTGATTTCATTGAGGAGGAAAACCGGCTTGACCGCTATGCGGATTTGATCCAGAAGCTTCAGCCGGAAGGGCCTTTAACATTGTTTGGATATTCAGCGGGATGCAGCCTGGCGTTTGAAGCTGCCAAAAGGCTTGAGGAACAAGGCCGTATAGTTCAGCGGATCATCATGGTGGATTCCTATAAAAAACAAGGTGTCAGCGATCTGGACGGGCGCACGGTTGAAAGTGATGTCGAAGTCCTGATGAATGTCAACCGGGACAATGAAGCGCTCAACAGCGAAGCCGTCAAACAAGGCCTCAAGCAAAAAACACACGCTTTTTACTCGTACTACGTGAACCTGATCAGCACAGGACAGGTGAAAGCGGATATTGATCTGCTGACTTCCGGCGTTGATTTTGACATGCCGGAATGGCTTGCATCGTGGGAAGAGGCCACAACAGGTGCTTACCGTGTGAAAAGAGGTTTTGGAACACACGCTGAAATGCTGCAGGGGGAAACGCTAGACAGGAATGCCGGAATTTTGCTCGAATTTCTTAATACACAAACCATAACGGTTTCTTAA
- a CDS encoding YcxB family protein, whose amino-acid sequence MIQYASESINLPGEITFKDVREIFFYQLGKISFFYFLLFCAIFAAVHFINGWPRIVYGSDALNLFMNSILIIVMSVLFTLLLLLLLYVKFSRAYKKNERIKSNRTYTLNQEGIRICSKKYDLIFHWNEITAVFEYKNIFRINTSSSQYIAIPKHFFHSKEELNRFRGIILNHTETKKVKFKKDQR is encoded by the coding sequence ATGATTCAATACGCTAGTGAAAGTATTAATCTTCCAGGAGAAATTACTTTTAAAGACGTAAGAGAAATCTTTTTTTATCAACTCGGAAAAATCTCATTCTTTTACTTTCTGTTGTTTTGCGCCATTTTTGCTGCAGTTCATTTCATTAACGGATGGCCCCGTATTGTTTATGGCAGCGACGCGCTTAACTTGTTTATGAATAGTATTTTGATTATCGTGATGTCAGTTCTGTTTACACTACTGCTCCTCCTTCTTCTATATGTAAAGTTTTCTAGAGCATACAAGAAGAACGAACGGATTAAATCCAATAGAACATATACCCTCAATCAAGAAGGAATCCGTATATGTTCTAAAAAGTATGACCTCATTTTTCATTGGAATGAAATCACGGCTGTTTTCGAATATAAGAATATCTTCCGGATCAATACATCCAGCAGCCAATATATTGCGATACCAAAACATTTTTTTCATTCCAAAGAGGAGCTGAACAGATTCCGAGGAATTATCCTTAATCATACCGAAACAAAAAAAGTAAAATTCAAAAAGGATCAGCGCTGA
- the srfAD gene encoding surfactin biosynthesis thioesterase SrfAD has protein sequence MSQLFKSFDASEKTQLICFPFAGGYSASFRPLHAFLQGECEMLAAEPPGHGTNQTSAVEDLEKLTDLYKQELNLRPDRPFVLFGHSMGGMITFRLAQKLEREGIFPQAVIISAIQPPHIQRKKVSHLPDDQFLDHIIKLGGMPAELVENKEVMSFFLPSFRSDYRALEQFELHDVAPIQSPVHVFNGLDDEKCIRDAEGWKKWAKDITFHEFGGGHMFLLSHTEEVAERIFAILNQHPIIQS, from the coding sequence ATGAGCCAGCTCTTCAAATCATTTGATGCGTCGGAAAAAACGCAGCTCATCTGTTTTCCGTTTGCCGGCGGCTACTCGGCATCATTTCGCCCTCTCCATGCTTTTTTGCAAGGGGAGTGTGAGATGCTCGCTGCCGAGCCGCCGGGACACGGCACGAATCAAACGTCAGCCGTTGAGGATCTTGAAAAGCTGACCGATTTGTACAAGCAAGAATTAAACCTTCGTCCTGATCGGCCGTTTGTGCTGTTCGGACACAGTATGGGCGGAATGATCACCTTCAGGCTGGCGCAAAAGCTGGAGCGTGAAGGCATCTTTCCTCAGGCGGTGATCATTTCTGCGATACAGCCGCCGCATATTCAGCGGAAGAAAGTGTCGCATCTGCCTGATGATCAATTTCTCGATCATATTATCAAATTAGGCGGGATGCCCGCGGAGCTCGTTGAAAACAAGGAAGTCATGTCCTTTTTTCTGCCTTCCTTCAGATCAGATTACCGGGCTCTTGAGCAATTTGAGCTTCACGATGTCGCCCCAATCCAATCACCTGTTCATGTCTTTAACGGGCTTGATGATGAAAAATGCATTAGGGATGCGGAAGGCTGGAAGAAGTGGGCGAAAGACATCACATTCCATGAATTTGGCGGCGGGCACATGTTTCTGCTGTCACATACGGAAGAAGTGGCAGAACGGATTTTTGCGATCTTGAATCAGCATCCGATCATTCAATCATGA
- a CDS encoding DMT family transporter, which translates to MFKNQQTSAYMAAILYSFIIGLSFLFVKIALQTAEPFDILAHRFTIAFAAATVPVLFGWVKLSIRVKDVIAILPLALLYPALFFSFQAFGLVHSSSSEAGIIQAAIPIFTMVLASYILKERSTWMQKGFTVLSVAGVMFIFVMKGVDVESASLKGSLLILLSALSSAMYNTAARKMTQRFKLTELTYIMSAIGFVVFNAIALVRHGAAGTVSTYFQPFQEPGFVLAIVYLGVLSSLVTSFLSNYTLSRIEAFKMSAFSHVSTIVTMIAGVVILNETLAWYHLVGAVCIMIGVVGSNTNLQKKTNHHRAPAKK; encoded by the coding sequence ATGTTTAAAAATCAGCAAACCTCCGCTTATATGGCGGCTATCTTATATTCGTTCATTATCGGTTTATCCTTTTTATTCGTAAAAATCGCACTGCAAACAGCCGAACCGTTTGATATTCTCGCGCACCGGTTCACCATTGCGTTTGCCGCGGCCACTGTACCCGTCTTATTCGGCTGGGTAAAGCTATCAATCCGTGTAAAAGACGTCATTGCCATTTTGCCGCTCGCCCTGCTGTACCCGGCGTTGTTTTTCAGCTTTCAGGCATTCGGCCTTGTGCACTCGTCCTCCTCTGAAGCGGGAATTATTCAGGCAGCCATTCCGATTTTCACAATGGTCTTAGCCAGTTATATATTAAAAGAACGCTCCACGTGGATGCAGAAGGGTTTCACGGTTTTATCCGTTGCCGGCGTTATGTTTATTTTTGTGATGAAAGGCGTCGATGTGGAATCAGCGAGCTTAAAAGGATCTTTGCTGATCCTTTTGTCAGCTTTGTCCTCCGCGATGTATAATACCGCCGCCAGAAAAATGACGCAGCGGTTCAAGCTGACCGAGCTCACCTACATCATGTCAGCCATCGGCTTTGTCGTCTTCAACGCCATCGCCCTTGTTCGCCACGGCGCGGCTGGAACTGTCAGCACTTATTTTCAGCCATTCCAGGAGCCCGGCTTTGTTCTCGCCATTGTGTATTTGGGCGTGCTGTCTTCACTCGTCACTTCGTTTCTGTCCAACTATACACTTTCGAGGATTGAGGCGTTTAAAATGAGCGCTTTTAGTCATGTGTCCACCATCGTGACGATGATTGCGGGCGTGGTGATTCTAAACGAAACTCTTGCCTGGTATCATCTTGTTGGAGCCGTTTGTATTATGATTGGCGTGGTGGGGAGCAATACGAATCTGCAGAAAAAGACAAATCACCATAGGGCCCCTGCAAAAAAATGA
- a CDS encoding PLP-dependent aminotransferase family protein codes for MEKYMTLLTRIEEMMQSSAYQEGDRLPSIRQLSARYQVSNSTVIRALQELEKRHLIYSVPKSGYYIVKKMGNLKSGQPGPIDFVTSAPDPDVFPYLDFQHCINKAIDTYKNDLFIYGTPKGLPSLIRVLQKLLANQQVFADERHIFITSGVQQALSLLCTMPFPNGKEKIAIEQPGYHLMVEQLEALGIPAIGVKRTEEGLDITEIERLFQTKSIKLFYTMPRFHNPLGCSLSERDKQELVRLAETYDVYLVEDDYLGDLEENKKADPLYAYDLSSRVIYLKSFSKMMFPGLRVGAAVLPDALTDTFHTYKKLNDIDSSVISQAALEIYIKSGMFSRHKDKIRESYKERSMRLHQAIQTHRQLGSGRFAFSSGQAPCMHTHLVLPPDLPASRVMQRLKQQGVLLEAIDRHYLTDYPKENLLKINISNVKTEEIERGVKLLMSHL; via the coding sequence ATGGAGAAATATATGACTCTATTGACGAGGATAGAGGAGATGATGCAAAGCAGCGCATATCAAGAAGGAGACAGGCTTCCGTCCATCCGACAGCTGTCCGCCCGCTATCAAGTCAGCAACAGCACAGTGATCCGCGCGCTGCAGGAGCTGGAAAAGCGCCACCTCATCTATTCCGTTCCAAAAAGCGGCTATTACATTGTGAAAAAGATGGGTAATTTAAAAAGCGGGCAGCCGGGCCCCATCGACTTTGTGACATCGGCGCCGGACCCCGATGTGTTTCCGTATCTTGATTTTCAGCACTGTATCAACAAAGCGATTGATACATACAAAAACGATTTGTTTATTTATGGGACGCCAAAGGGGCTTCCGTCGCTTATTCGTGTACTCCAAAAACTGTTGGCCAATCAGCAGGTATTTGCGGACGAACGGCACATTTTCATTACATCAGGTGTCCAGCAGGCATTATCCCTGCTTTGCACCATGCCATTTCCAAATGGGAAAGAGAAGATCGCCATTGAACAGCCTGGCTATCATTTGATGGTTGAACAGCTTGAGGCGCTTGGGATACCCGCCATCGGAGTGAAAAGAACGGAAGAGGGGCTTGATATCACCGAGATTGAGCGGCTGTTTCAGACAAAATCGATCAAATTGTTTTATACGATGCCGCGCTTCCATAACCCGCTTGGCTGCTCTTTGTCAGAGCGTGATAAACAAGAGCTTGTAAGACTGGCGGAAACGTATGATGTCTATCTCGTTGAGGATGATTATCTCGGTGATCTGGAGGAAAACAAAAAGGCAGATCCGCTGTACGCATATGATCTGTCCTCGCGTGTCATCTATCTAAAAAGTTTCTCAAAAATGATGTTTCCAGGCCTTCGCGTAGGGGCCGCTGTTTTGCCGGATGCGCTGACTGACACGTTTCACACGTATAAAAAGCTGAACGACATCGACAGCTCTGTGATTTCTCAAGCAGCGTTAGAAATTTATATCAAAAGCGGAATGTTCAGCCGGCATAAAGACAAAATCCGAGAATCCTATAAGGAACGATCAATGAGGCTTCATCAAGCCATTCAAACGCACAGACAGCTGGGAAGCGGACGTTTTGCGTTTTCCAGCGGGCAGGCGCCCTGCATGCATACCCATCTGGTGCTTCCTCCCGATCTGCCGGCCTCAAGAGTGATGCAAAGGCTGAAACAACAAGGGGTTCTCCTTGAGGCGATAGATCGTCATTATTTAACAGATTATCCAAAAGAAAATCTATTAAAAATCAATATTTCCAATGTCAAAACGGAAGAAATTGAACGCGGCGTCAAGCTGCTGATGAGCCATCTATAA
- a CDS encoding 4'-phosphopantetheinyl transferase — MKIYGIYMDRPLSQEETERFMSFVSPEKREKCRRFYHKEDAHRTLLGDVLVRSVISGQYQLDKSGIRFSAQEYGKPCIPDLPDAHFNISHSGRWIICAFDSQPIGIDIEKTKPISLDIAKRFFSKTEYSDLSAKNKDEQTDYFYHLWSMKESFIKQEGKGLSLPLDSFSVRLHQDGRVSIELPDSHSPCYIKTYEVDPGYKMAVCAAHCDFPKDITMVSYEALL; from the coding sequence ATGAAGATTTACGGAATTTATATGGACCGCCCGCTTTCACAGGAAGAGACTGAACGGTTCATGTCATTCGTATCACCTGAAAAACGGGAGAAATGCCGGAGATTTTATCATAAAGAAGATGCTCACCGCACCCTGCTGGGAGATGTGCTCGTTCGCTCAGTCATCAGCGGACAGTATCAGCTGGACAAATCCGGTATCCGCTTCAGCGCGCAGGAATATGGGAAGCCCTGCATCCCTGATCTTCCTGACGCCCATTTCAACATTTCGCACTCCGGCCGCTGGATCATTTGCGCGTTTGATTCACAGCCGATCGGCATCGATATTGAAAAAACGAAACCGATCAGCCTCGACATCGCCAAACGTTTCTTTTCAAAAACGGAGTACAGCGATCTTTCAGCCAAAAATAAAGACGAGCAGACAGACTATTTTTATCATCTATGGTCAATGAAAGAAAGCTTTATTAAACAGGAAGGCAAAGGCTTATCGCTTCCGCTTGATTCCTTTTCGGTGCGCCTGCATCAGGATGGACGGGTATCCATTGAGCTTCCGGACAGCCATTCACCATGCTATATCAAAACCTATGAGGTGGATCCCGGCTACAAAATGGCCGTATGCGCCGCGCACTGTGATTTCCCTAAGGATATCACAATGGTCTCGTACGAAGCGCTTTTATAG